A single Rhinolophus ferrumequinum isolate MPI-CBG mRhiFer1 chromosome 12, mRhiFer1_v1.p, whole genome shotgun sequence DNA region contains:
- the FPGS gene encoding folylpolyglutamate synthase, mitochondrial isoform X3, whose translation MSRARSHLRAAFYLEAVSPRGATTRTAARRALSARPAPLKPGMEYQDAVRTLNTLQTNASYLEQVKSQQGDPQTKLEAMELYLARSGLQVEDLDRLNIIHITGTKGKGSTCAFTERILRSYGLKTGFFSSPHLVQVRERIRINGQPISRELFTKHFWRLYQRLEETKDPISPEQRLQGPQALMCSCPQDSKSRVSMPAYFRFLTLMAFHVFLQEKVDLAVVEVGIGGAYDCTNIIRKPVVCGVSSLGVDHTSLLGDTVEKIAWQKGGIFKHGVPAFTVPQPDGPLAVLKERAEQISCPLYLCPQLEALEEGGPPLTLGLEGEHQRSNAALALQLARCWLQQKDHRGIGELTASRPSLLQQLPLAPVFQPTSHMRHGLRDTEWPGRSQVLRRGHLTWYLDGAHTSSSMQACVRWFRQALHRGERRGSAPEVRVLLFNSTGDRDPAALLKLLQPCQFDYAVFCPNLTEVSSTGNEDQQNFTVTLDQVLLRCLEHQQHWRHLDEEQASPDLWSAPSPEPGGPASLRLAPCPPHTHSSGSLVFSCISHALQWITQGRDPVFQPPSPPRGLLAHPVAGSGASVLREAAAIHVLVTGSLHLVGGVLKLLEPSLSQ comes from the exons ATGTCCCGGGCACGCAGCCACCTACGCGCGGCTTTCTACCTGGAAGCGGTTTCTCCGCGCGGTGCAACGACCCGGACCGCCGCGCGGCGAGCTTTGAGCGCTAGGCCCGCGCCGCTGAAGCCGGGCATGGAGTATCAG GATGCTGTACGCACACTCAACACCCTGCAAACCAATGCCAGCTACCTGGAGCAGGTGAAGAGCCAGCAGGGTGACCCACAGACGAAACTGGAAGCCATGGAGCTGTACTTGGCACGGAGTGGGCTGCAG GTGGAGGACTTGGACCGGCTGAACATCATCCATATCACTGGGACCAAGGGGAAG GGCTCCACCTGTGCCTTCACTGAACGTATCCTCCGAAGCTATGGCCTGAAGACCGGATTCTTTAG CTCTCCCCACCTGGTGCAGGTGCGTGAGCGGATCCGCATCAATGGGCAGCCCATCAGCCGCGAGCTCTTCACCAAGCACTTCTGGCGCCTCTACCAGCGGCTGGAGGAGACCAAG GATCCCATCTCCCCGGAGCAGAGGCTGCAGGGGCCCCAGGCTCTGATGTGTTCCTGTCCACAGGATAGCAAAAGCCGTGTCTCCATGCCCGCCTACTTCCGTTTCCTTACGCTCATGGCCTTCCACGTCTTCCTCCAAGAGAAG GTGGACCTGGCAGTGGTAGAAGTGGGTATTGGTGGGGCTTATGACTGCACTAACATCATCAG GAAGCCTGTGGTATGTGGGGTCTCATCTCTTGGCGTTGACCACACTAGCCTTCTGGGGGACACGGTGGAGAAGATCGCATGGCAGAAAGGGGGCATCTTCAAG CATGGTGTCCCTGCCTTCACTGTGCCCCAGCCTGACGGTCCCCTAGCAGTGCTGAAGGAGCGCGCTGAGCAGATCTCA TGTCCCCTTTATCTATGCCCACAACTGGAAGCCCTGGAGGAAGGGGGGCCACCTCTGACCCTTGGCCTGGAAGGAGAGCACCAGCGGTCCAATGCTGCCTTGGCCTTGCAGCTGGCCCGCTGCTGGCTGCAGCAAAAGGACCACCGAG GAATCGGGGAGCTGACGGCATCCAGGCCGAGCCTCCTGCAGCAGCTGCCTCTGGCGCCTGTGTTCCAGCCTACATCCCACATGCGGCACG GGCTTCGGGACACCGAGTGGCCGGGCCGTTCGCAGGTGCTGCGGCGCGGGCACCTCACCTGGTACCTGGACGGCGCGCATACCTCCAGCAGCATGCAGGCCTGCGTGCGCTGGTTCCGCCAGGCGCTGCACCGTGGCGAGAGGCGGGGCAG CGCGCCAGAGGTGCGTGTCTTGCTCTTCAACTCTACTGGGGACCGGGATCCCGCCGCCCTGCTGAAGCTGCTGCAG CCCTGCCAGTTTGACTATGCTGTTTTCTGCCCTAACCTGACAGAGGTGTCATCCACAGGCAATGAAG ACCAGCAGAATTTCACAGTGACACTGGACCAGGTGCTGCTCCGCTGCCTGGAACACCAGCAGCACTGGAGGCACCTGGATGAGGAGCAGGCCAGCCCGGACCTCTGGAGTgcccccagcccagagcctggtGGGCCTGCCTCCCTGCGGCTGGCACCCTGCCCGCCCCATACCCACAGCTCCGGCTCCCTTGTCTTCAGCTGCATTTCCCATGCCTTGCAGTGGATCACCCAAGGCCGGGACCCTGTCTTTCAGCCACCCAGTCCCCCACGGGGCCTCCTCGCCCACCCTGTGGCAGGCAGCGGGGCCAGTGTACTTCGTGAGGCAGCTGCCATCCATGTGCTGGTCACAGGAAGCCTGCACCTGGTGGGCGGTGTCCTGAAACTGCTGGAGCCCTCCCTGTCCCAGTAG
- the FPGS gene encoding folylpolyglutamate synthase, mitochondrial isoform X7: protein MELYLARSGLQVEDLDRLNIIHITGTKGKGSTCAFTERILRSYGLKTGFFSSPHLVQVRERIRINGQPISRELFTKHFWRLYQRLEETKDPISPEQRLQGPQALMCSCPQDSKSRVSMPAYFRFLTLMAFHVFLQEKVDLAVVEVGIGGAYDCTNIIRKPVVCGVSSLGVDHTSLLGDTVEKIAWQKGGIFKHGVPAFTVPQPDGPLAVLKERAEQISCPLYLCPQLEALEEGGPPLTLGLEGEHQRSNAALALQLARCWLQQKDHRGIGELTASRPSLLQQLPLAPVFQPTSHMRHGLRDTEWPGRSQVLRRGHLTWYLDGAHTSSSMQACVRWFRQALHRGERRGSAPEVRVLLFNSTGDRDPAALLKLLQPCQFDYAVFCPNLTEVSSTGNEDQQNFTVTLDQVLLRCLEHQQHWRHLDEEQASPDLWSAPSPEPGGPASLRLAPCPPHTHSSGSLVFSCISHALQWITQGRDPVFQPPSPPRGLLAHPVAGSGASVLREAAAIHVLVTGSLHLVGGVLKLLEPSLSQ, encoded by the exons ATGGAGCTGTACTTGGCACGGAGTGGGCTGCAG GTGGAGGACTTGGACCGGCTGAACATCATCCATATCACTGGGACCAAGGGGAAG GGCTCCACCTGTGCCTTCACTGAACGTATCCTCCGAAGCTATGGCCTGAAGACCGGATTCTTTAG CTCTCCCCACCTGGTGCAGGTGCGTGAGCGGATCCGCATCAATGGGCAGCCCATCAGCCGCGAGCTCTTCACCAAGCACTTCTGGCGCCTCTACCAGCGGCTGGAGGAGACCAAG GATCCCATCTCCCCGGAGCAGAGGCTGCAGGGGCCCCAGGCTCTGATGTGTTCCTGTCCACAGGATAGCAAAAGCCGTGTCTCCATGCCCGCCTACTTCCGTTTCCTTACGCTCATGGCCTTCCACGTCTTCCTCCAAGAGAAG GTGGACCTGGCAGTGGTAGAAGTGGGTATTGGTGGGGCTTATGACTGCACTAACATCATCAG GAAGCCTGTGGTATGTGGGGTCTCATCTCTTGGCGTTGACCACACTAGCCTTCTGGGGGACACGGTGGAGAAGATCGCATGGCAGAAAGGGGGCATCTTCAAG CATGGTGTCCCTGCCTTCACTGTGCCCCAGCCTGACGGTCCCCTAGCAGTGCTGAAGGAGCGCGCTGAGCAGATCTCA TGTCCCCTTTATCTATGCCCACAACTGGAAGCCCTGGAGGAAGGGGGGCCACCTCTGACCCTTGGCCTGGAAGGAGAGCACCAGCGGTCCAATGCTGCCTTGGCCTTGCAGCTGGCCCGCTGCTGGCTGCAGCAAAAGGACCACCGAG GAATCGGGGAGCTGACGGCATCCAGGCCGAGCCTCCTGCAGCAGCTGCCTCTGGCGCCTGTGTTCCAGCCTACATCCCACATGCGGCACG GGCTTCGGGACACCGAGTGGCCGGGCCGTTCGCAGGTGCTGCGGCGCGGGCACCTCACCTGGTACCTGGACGGCGCGCATACCTCCAGCAGCATGCAGGCCTGCGTGCGCTGGTTCCGCCAGGCGCTGCACCGTGGCGAGAGGCGGGGCAG CGCGCCAGAGGTGCGTGTCTTGCTCTTCAACTCTACTGGGGACCGGGATCCCGCCGCCCTGCTGAAGCTGCTGCAG CCCTGCCAGTTTGACTATGCTGTTTTCTGCCCTAACCTGACAGAGGTGTCATCCACAGGCAATGAAG ACCAGCAGAATTTCACAGTGACACTGGACCAGGTGCTGCTCCGCTGCCTGGAACACCAGCAGCACTGGAGGCACCTGGATGAGGAGCAGGCCAGCCCGGACCTCTGGAGTgcccccagcccagagcctggtGGGCCTGCCTCCCTGCGGCTGGCACCCTGCCCGCCCCATACCCACAGCTCCGGCTCCCTTGTCTTCAGCTGCATTTCCCATGCCTTGCAGTGGATCACCCAAGGCCGGGACCCTGTCTTTCAGCCACCCAGTCCCCCACGGGGCCTCCTCGCCCACCCTGTGGCAGGCAGCGGGGCCAGTGTACTTCGTGAGGCAGCTGCCATCCATGTGCTGGTCACAGGAAGCCTGCACCTGGTGGGCGGTGTCCTGAAACTGCTGGAGCCCTCCCTGTCCCAGTAG